In the Kwoniella shivajii chromosome 2, complete sequence genome, one interval contains:
- a CDS encoding carbamoyl-phosphate synthase, small subunit: MSIARALNLRATTSALKSSLSKSSISIPKRTLATPVNTNLYTPVLPAKIPAALHLKSGQSYHGQSFGSENSKFGETVFSTSITSYTDSMTDPSYLGQILVFTSPMIGNYGVPSNASAPGFPGIPFLESSGIQCTGVVVSDVALKYSHYQAVESLHEWCQRYDVPGITGVDTRAITSLLRDQGTTLGKLAVGDEASTAPSSSEYWDPSQENLVAKASTKQPYTLNPEGKGPKIALLDFGTKANIMRSLVSRGAVVTVLPWDYDFNSVRDQFDGLFLSNGPGDPKQIMETAMRIRTTIDEWDRPIFGICMGHQVLGLAAGLEAYRMTFGNRGHNQPVLALASSGSISAGRVYVTSQNHQYALKLTEEFPEGWAPFFINCNDSSVEGIISTPESGKRVWGVQFHPESAGGPLDTIEMFTDFVNECQYGRAGGSNMIAGEVKIGGSDAKAAAQISASA, encoded by the exons ATGTCAATCGCTCGAGCATTAAACCTTCGAGCTACAACCTCAGCTTTGAAGTCGTctttatcaaaatcatcaatctcaatcccAAAGAGGACTTTAGCTACTCCAGTCAACACCAATTTATACACACCAGTCTTACCAGCTAAAATACCAGCTGCTTTGCACCTTAAATCAGGTCAAAGTTATCATGGTCAAAGTTTCGGTAGTGAAAACTCTAAATTCGGTGAAACCGTTTTCAGTACAAGTATTACCTCAT ACACCGACTCAATGACCGATCCATCATACCTTGGCCAAATCCTCGTGTTCACCTCACCCATGATCGGTAATTACGGTGTACCATCCAATGCTTCCGCACCTGGTTTCCCCGGAATCCCATTCCTCGAATCAAGCGGAATTCAATGCACCGGTGTAGTCGTTTCTGACGTCGCTTTGAAGTATTCTCATTATCAAGCCGTTGAATCACTTCATGAATGGTGTCAACGATATGACGTTCCAGGTATCACCGGTGTCGATACACGAGCTATCACTTCACTTTTACGAGATCAAGGTACCACTTTAGGTAAATTAGCTGTAGGAGATGAAGCTTCCACtgcaccttcttcaagtgaaTATTGGGACCCATCACAAGAAAACCTAGTTGCTAAAGCATCAACAAAACAACCCTACACCTTGAAtccagaaggtaaaggaCCAAAGATTGCTTTACTTGATTTCGGAACAAAAGCAAATATCATGAGATCATTGGTTTCAAGAGGTGCAGTAGTCACCGTCCTTCCATGGGATTACGATTTCAATTCTGTTCGAGATCAATTCGATGGTTTGTTCCTCTCAAACGGTCCCGGTGATCCAAAACAAATCATGGAGACTGCAATGAGGATCAGAACTACAATCGATGAATGGGATCGACCCATTTTCGGAATTTGTATGGGACATCAAGTTTTAGGTTTAGCAGCTGGTTTAGAAGCGTACAGAATGACTTTTGGTAATAGAGGTCATAATCAACCTGTTTTGGCTTTAGCTAGTTCAGGTAGTATCTCAGCTGGAAGAGTCTACGTCACT TCGCAAAACCACCAATATGCACTCAAACTTACCGAGGAGTTCCCAGAAGGCTGGGcaccattcttcatcaattgTAACGACTCTTCAGTAGAAGGAATTATCTCAACTCcagaaagtggaaagagagTTTGGGGTGTCCAATTCCATCCTGAATCCGCTGGTGGTCCTTTAGATACCATTGAG ATGTTCACTGATTTCGTAAACGAATGTCAATATGGTAGAGCTGGAGGATCCAATATGATTGCTGGCGAAGTCAAGATTGGAGGTTCAGACGCTAAAGCTGCTGCTCAAATCAGCGCTTCTGCTTAA